In Aptenodytes patagonicus chromosome 12, bAptPat1.pri.cur, whole genome shotgun sequence, a genomic segment contains:
- the ATOX1 gene encoding copper transport protein ATOX1 — translation MPKHEFFVDMTCEGCSNAVTRVLHRLGGVQFDIDLPNKKVCIDSEHNVDTLLETLKKTGKNASYLGEKTVQ, via the exons atGCCG AAACACGAGTTCTTTGTGGACATGACCTGTGAAGGCTGCTCCAATGCGGTCACCCGTGTCCTGCACAGGCTGGGAG GTGTCCAGTTTGATATTGACCTGCCCAACAAGAAGGTGTGCATCGACTCGGAGCACAATGTTGACACCCTATTGGAAACCCTAAAGAAGACTGGAAAGAACGCTTCCTACCTTGGGGAGAAGACCGTGCAGTAG